One Psychrosphaera aestuarii DNA window includes the following coding sequences:
- a CDS encoding response regulator has protein sequence MKDRKKVVLVDDHHLVRAGLRALLDDLGDYEVVAEGADGNEVIELIEQTCPDVVVLDIAMKHKSGLDALTDVKALHPELPVILLTMHNTSDYLQTAIERGAHAYLLKDSAEVELELALEAVLRNEVYISPKLSEQILETISPTKQQVDLQPEKLLTPRQTEILKMLADGKGTKEIAYDLGLSVKTIESHRSQIMERLQIRDLASLVRYAIKSGITTL, from the coding sequence ATGAAAGATAGAAAAAAGGTGGTTTTAGTTGATGATCATCACTTAGTGCGAGCGGGTCTACGAGCATTATTAGATGACCTGGGTGATTATGAAGTGGTTGCTGAAGGCGCTGATGGAAACGAGGTTATTGAGCTGATCGAGCAAACTTGTCCAGATGTTGTGGTACTAGATATCGCTATGAAACATAAATCAGGATTAGATGCCTTAACGGATGTAAAAGCTTTACACCCAGAGTTACCGGTTATTTTATTGACTATGCACAATACAAGTGACTACTTGCAAACTGCCATTGAGCGTGGTGCACATGCTTATTTACTAAAAGACTCTGCCGAAGTAGAGCTAGAGTTAGCGCTTGAAGCCGTACTAAGAAACGAAGTTTATATTAGTCCTAAACTGTCGGAACAAATACTAGAAACAATCAGTCCCACCAAGCAGCAAGTTGATCTACAACCAGAAAAACTATTAACTCCAAGGCAAACAGAGATTTTAAAAATGTTAGCGGATGGTAAAGGCACCAAAGAAATAGCCTATGATTTGGGGCTTAGCGTAAAAACAATTGAGTCTCATCGTTCGCAGATTATGGAACGACTCCAAATAAGAGACCTTGCGTCGTTAGTGCGCTACGCTATAAAAAGTGGAATTACAACACTATAG
- a CDS encoding PAS domain-containing sensor histidine kinase, which yields MRHLELTKVLLSLCLTLLLSTFVIKTQYHLVDWINVLFVTAGLYFFLGLIAELLFKLNQKQQEVHKEILHNEILHQASNPCLLISLDDLQILEVNQSTRKRLTLNEHHIITSLFDVTSDESNGELKGWLEGLKTRPKYSSFMLHVNVKDRHGKLVPKLSKLTFFPYDINDTNLGIIKVAITSKVLGSENYSNGVKNDINVTRQAAGAAYWELDLASRLLYYSDSVGDLLGLDHTFSSPILIEDLDKKADCAIFKFVEKSFTEGSADSFLNAQKMIIDRSGNQIFVVVQSQYFEKENVILGTLYDMTSVKKTEIKLRQREQQMNQLIDSIPEGIMVLQKSKVVFLNRAAVKLFNFVYGEQTKDMMISNFVSDNDKSLLRDRIKYMLAGKKRSYGFTNFKLKKYTGEHFEAEVAVNLIIYDGIESIQFVIRDLTDVLRVKNALAKANNRLSALSSKTLQLIETERKQIAGELHDDVGQSLTAILLATKWVSRRITDEALLEKVSDIHMIASQSLDTVRNLSLLLRPAQLDSLGFSPAIKWQMDKLLSIDGVHYEIDDSGFNELIDKQAEIVGFRIVQESLTNIVKHADAKNVKVKLRSDDEVLVLQISDDGRGFDVHAQSDSVGLVNMKERVELAGGEFKILSKPFLGTDIKVQIPLRNTFTSLDSKEGYQGELL from the coding sequence ATGCGTCATTTGGAGTTAACTAAAGTACTACTTAGCCTATGCTTGACTCTTTTGTTATCAACATTTGTAATAAAAACCCAATATCACCTTGTTGATTGGATAAATGTACTTTTTGTTACTGCTGGATTGTATTTTTTTCTCGGTTTAATCGCTGAGTTATTGTTTAAACTCAATCAGAAACAACAGGAAGTGCACAAAGAAATCCTTCATAACGAAATACTACATCAAGCAAGTAACCCCTGTTTATTGATTAGTTTAGATGACTTGCAAATATTAGAAGTCAACCAATCGACTAGAAAACGTTTAACGTTAAATGAACACCATATAATTACTAGTCTCTTTGACGTCACCTCTGATGAAAGTAATGGTGAATTGAAGGGCTGGTTAGAGGGGTTGAAAACCCGTCCGAAATATTCCAGCTTTATGCTTCATGTTAACGTTAAAGACAGGCACGGTAAATTGGTGCCTAAATTGTCGAAGCTTACGTTTTTCCCCTACGATATTAATGATACTAATTTAGGTATTATTAAAGTTGCAATTACATCTAAAGTGTTAGGTAGCGAAAATTACTCAAATGGCGTTAAAAACGATATCAATGTTACACGTCAGGCCGCAGGCGCTGCTTATTGGGAGCTAGATTTGGCGTCTCGACTATTATATTACAGTGATTCAGTTGGTGATTTACTCGGGCTTGATCACACGTTTTCATCACCTATTTTAATTGAAGATTTGGATAAAAAAGCGGACTGCGCCATTTTTAAATTTGTTGAAAAATCTTTTACGGAAGGTAGTGCGGATAGCTTTCTTAATGCACAAAAAATGATTATAGATCGTAGTGGCAATCAGATTTTTGTAGTCGTTCAATCACAATATTTTGAAAAAGAAAACGTCATATTAGGCACCTTATATGACATGACTTCGGTTAAAAAGACTGAAATTAAGTTACGTCAACGCGAACAACAAATGAACCAACTTATTGACTCAATACCAGAGGGCATTATGGTATTGCAAAAATCGAAAGTGGTTTTTCTTAATCGGGCTGCGGTAAAGCTATTTAACTTTGTTTACGGTGAACAAACAAAAGATATGATGATTTCAAATTTTGTTTCAGATAACGACAAGTCGTTGTTACGAGATCGCATAAAGTACATGCTCGCTGGTAAAAAGCGCAGTTATGGATTCACTAATTTCAAATTAAAAAAATACACTGGCGAACATTTTGAAGCGGAAGTTGCTGTTAATTTAATTATTTATGATGGAATAGAGTCTATCCAGTTTGTTATTCGAGATTTAACAGACGTTTTGAGGGTTAAAAATGCGTTGGCAAAAGCCAATAATCGATTGAGCGCACTATCGTCGAAAACCTTGCAGTTAATTGAAACTGAGAGGAAACAAATTGCAGGAGAGTTGCATGATGATGTAGGCCAGTCTTTGACTGCAATATTATTAGCAACCAAGTGGGTTAGTCGTCGTATTACCGATGAGGCTCTACTGGAAAAGGTTTCGGATATTCACATGATTGCAAGTCAAAGCTTAGATACAGTCAGAAACTTGTCTCTTTTATTACGCCCCGCACAGCTAGATTCATTAGGTTTTTCTCCCGCTATAAAATGGCAAATGGATAAGTTATTGAGTATCGATGGCGTGCACTACGAAATTGATGACTCAGGTTTTAACGAGCTTATAGATAAGCAAGCCGAAATTGTTGGGTTCAGAATTGTTCAAGAGTCATTAACTAACATTGTAAAGCATGCCGATGCAAAGAATGTGAAAGTTAAACTACGAAGTGATGATGAGGTTTTAGTATTGCAAATCAGTGATGACGGTCGAGGTTTTGACGTTCACGCGCAAAGTGACAGTGTTGGTCTGGTAAATATGAAAGAGCGAGTAGAGTTGGCTGGTGGTGAGTTTAAAATACTATCAAAACCTTTTTTAGGTACTGATATTAAGGTGCAAATACCGTTGCGAAATACATTTACAAGTTTAGACTCTAAAGAAGGCTATCAAGGAGAGCTATTATGA
- a CDS encoding S-(hydroxymethyl)glutathione dehydrogenase/class III alcohol dehydrogenase: MTAQFIKSKAAVAWGPNQPLKIEEVDVMLPKAGEVLVRIVASGVCHTDAFTLSGEDPEGIFPAILGHEGGGIVEQVGEGVTSVSVGDHVIPLYTPECGECKFCTSGKTNLCQKIRETQGKGLMPDGTTRFYKDGEPIYHYMGTSTFSEYTVMPEISLAKVNKAAPLEEVCLLGCGVTTGMGAVMNTAKVEEGDTVAIFGLGGIGLSAVIGAAMAKASRIIAIDINESKFDLAKKLGATDCINPKDFDKPIQEVIVDMTDGGVDYSFECIGNVDVMRSALECCHKGWGESVIIGVAGAGQEISTRPFQLVTGRVWRGTAFGGVKGRSELPDYVERYLAGEFKLSDFITHTMGLDGINEAFDLMHEGKSIRTVIHFDK; this comes from the coding sequence ATGACAGCACAATTCATCAAATCTAAAGCCGCTGTGGCTTGGGGTCCAAATCAACCATTAAAAATTGAAGAAGTCGATGTAATGCTTCCAAAAGCTGGTGAGGTTTTAGTTCGCATCGTAGCCAGCGGTGTTTGTCATACGGATGCCTTTACGCTATCAGGCGAAGATCCGGAAGGGATTTTTCCTGCCATACTAGGCCATGAAGGCGGTGGTATTGTTGAGCAAGTCGGAGAAGGTGTCACTAGCGTTTCGGTTGGTGATCATGTAATCCCGCTATATACACCAGAGTGCGGCGAATGTAAGTTCTGTACGTCCGGAAAAACAAATTTGTGTCAAAAAATAAGAGAAACACAAGGAAAGGGCTTGATGCCTGACGGTACAACTCGTTTCTACAAAGACGGTGAACCGATTTATCACTATATGGGAACCTCGACGTTTTCTGAATACACGGTTATGCCAGAGATTTCGCTAGCCAAGGTTAACAAAGCGGCTCCATTAGAAGAAGTCTGTTTGTTAGGCTGTGGTGTAACCACAGGCATGGGAGCGGTTATGAATACGGCCAAAGTAGAAGAGGGTGACACGGTTGCTATTTTTGGGCTAGGGGGAATTGGTCTATCTGCTGTTATTGGTGCTGCAATGGCCAAAGCTAGCCGAATTATTGCAATTGACATTAATGAGTCTAAATTTGATTTAGCGAAAAAACTGGGTGCGACAGACTGCATTAATCCAAAAGATTTCGACAAACCGATTCAAGAAGTAATTGTTGATATGACAGATGGCGGAGTTGACTATTCATTTGAGTGCATAGGTAACGTTGATGTTATGCGTTCAGCGCTAGAGTGTTGCCACAAAGGCTGGGGCGAGTCGGTAATTATAGGAGTCGCTGGTGCGGGTCAAGAGATATCCACACGACCTTTCCAATTAGTAACTGGGCGTGTATGGCGTGGCACTGCTTTTGGCGGTGTAAAGGGGCGTTCAGAGCTTCCTGATTATGTTGAGCGCTATTTGGCCGGAGAGTTTAAACTTAGCGACTTTATTACTCATACTATGGGCTTAGACGGTATTAATGAAGCATTTGATTTAATGCATGAAGGTAAAAGTATTCGTACCGTCATCCACTTTGATAAGTAG
- a CDS encoding GGDEF domain-containing response regulator codes for MKVLIVDDDPIIRLLLVNNLKQWGHEPIDFDSAEQALAVIESDTDINILITDWSLPNMSGIDLCAHIREKSKRHIYIIMVTKKVSDEELHIALANGVDDFVTKPFGHNEMWLRLRAGERIIQHLNTIDQMATTDELTGMKSRRALLEQMKSEWQRTLRYENNCVVCLIDIDNLKGINDKFGKEVGDQVLIKCGRLIQDVIRVYDVVGRYTDDSFVTMFPKTKAPQGYTIAERIRHNISTLSVDGLGSEMVGVTVSIGLTKNVKDDITVIEMLNRADEAMEIAKKQGRNRIVCCKYTEVVKNNEKSHDA; via the coding sequence TTGAAAGTTTTAATAGTAGATGACGATCCTATCATTAGGTTGTTATTGGTAAACAACTTAAAACAATGGGGACACGAGCCAATAGACTTTGATAGTGCCGAGCAGGCGCTAGCGGTCATAGAGTCAGATACAGATATTAATATCCTAATCACAGACTGGTCGTTGCCCAATATGTCGGGAATAGATTTGTGCGCTCATATTCGAGAAAAATCCAAACGCCATATCTATATTATTATGGTCACTAAAAAGGTAAGTGACGAGGAGCTACATATAGCGTTGGCTAATGGCGTTGACGACTTTGTGACAAAGCCTTTTGGGCATAATGAAATGTGGTTGAGGTTGCGTGCCGGTGAAAGGATAATTCAGCATTTAAACACGATTGACCAGATGGCAACAACTGATGAATTAACGGGCATGAAAAGTCGTAGAGCGCTGTTGGAACAAATGAAAAGTGAGTGGCAGCGAACTCTCCGTTACGAGAATAATTGCGTTGTTTGTTTAATCGATATTGATAATTTAAAAGGAATTAACGATAAGTTCGGAAAAGAAGTTGGAGACCAAGTTTTAATTAAATGTGGTCGTTTAATCCAAGACGTAATAAGGGTATATGATGTTGTTGGCCGTTATACCGATGACAGCTTTGTTACCATGTTTCCAAAAACTAAGGCCCCTCAAGGTTATACAATTGCAGAGCGTATAAGGCATAATATTTCCACGTTATCAGTAGATGGTTTGGGTAGCGAAATGGTTGGTGTAACAGTCAGTATTGGTTTAACTAAAAATGTAAAGGATGATATCACCGTTATCGAAATGTTAAATCGGGCCGATGAAGCAATGGAAATTGCAAAAAAGCAAGGTCGAAATCGTATTGTGTGTTGCAAGTATACTGAAGTTGTTAAAAACAATGAGAAAAGCCACGATGCTTAA
- a CDS encoding response regulator has product MLNKQPVLKSFPALLSIFVMVLGSFVMMGWIVENQSIVQIHKDFAPMQFNTALLFFLSGLSLWSLTEGQSKLSALLGIITALLSSLSVMQYIIGVNLGLDEIFVSHFLTDNTTSPGRMSPNTGICFLLLGVALTLLNTYPKKYIPINISLVMTCVVFAVSSVAFAGYFSDVTTAYGWGQLTHMAMHTCIGFILVSLGTFVFHLQQAFTNRIKIDIPALVFVFILAITLSLWQTLNGHERLQLERRLSFYLEHVESDLNDEFDRYSSAMSKLNNLLNLGRVNPEDLEAYVVSLNAVTAIIQSNLNNELSILYVKGKSVDDDLMRKITSKLANHADNSAISNVFTSAKITSDIGTNYFLVYEKSLNSSSKDIFQLINTQVFIGNLTERYKEMGLFIEIENELGEKVISLPKGVDTTSLLSLARVLDSVEWKVKIYTSKDKISDGSLANLVFIFGLIFCGLIVTISKLLVNTRQRSIAIAREAEARQAALKEIKEVKLVNEMAGKVSGLGVWTWDLVTDEVKWDSNMCSIYNLDEDKCSEIDLYGTWLTLIHEDDRSHAEHSLLASVRDCRDWSCEFRLNLDESSIKYIIASGTFVTDTLGKPIKMVGGNIDVTELREAQERLIALKDQADKNSLAKSQFLANMSHEIRTPMNGVLGITDLLKKTNLTPIQNEYLELIKNSAASLLRILNDILDHSKIEAGMLELVEDNFSLDNRVGDILKGFAPTAHQKMIELEYNIDLHVPSCIYADEMRMGQIIFNLVGNAVKFTESGEVIVELSSAVDTAELNVEDPFTLSITIKDTGIGIDEDKLTTIFEPFGQADNTTTRRFGGTGLGLPIVRQLVSLMGGSLTVNSQPSIGSEFEIKIPVRKGDPNKLSDEEGHAHIINNFDFTGITCLVVDNNSVNRKWLKSMIMSWGCKAIIAGSSEQALVLYQNEIANQGKVDVLIVDKDMPGEDGFSFIDSLTKKYSKIPQTIMMLTSTDVNDALSKIDEVGIENYILKPVKQSEVFNMLVKIMEIDRPDLQTNIDDELPAPKKLLNILVAEDNPINSRLVHDILTYRGHQTTLAFNGQQALDQYKSGEYDVILMDVQMPELDGLEATKLIRDLERHKNRKPVVIIGLTAHALSGDRQICIDAGMNNYLTKPIDSRGLLMTLESYFSKEHPAQPLRISDSYETSKTPMQAASSDDSRHNVVQYKWLDLVGLKRVTGGQQDTIDAMVEMTAKILPQEINDMTELFNKKEHTTLAKLCHRLKGMLSNLTGSSFDADFIALETFAKENQMLEFELQWRKTEKSLESLINELSNYTGRN; this is encoded by the coding sequence TTGTTAAATAAACAGCCAGTTCTAAAGTCGTTCCCTGCACTATTATCTATTTTTGTTATGGTCTTAGGCAGTTTTGTAATGATGGGGTGGATTGTTGAAAACCAGTCCATTGTTCAAATACATAAAGATTTTGCTCCAATGCAATTCAATACTGCGCTGTTGTTTTTTCTATCAGGTTTATCTTTATGGTCGCTCACCGAAGGTCAATCTAAACTGTCTGCGTTATTAGGTATTATTACTGCGCTATTGAGTAGCTTATCTGTAATGCAATACATTATTGGGGTTAATCTCGGTTTAGATGAAATATTTGTCTCCCACTTTCTTACTGACAATACAACTTCTCCTGGCCGGATGTCTCCTAATACAGGTATTTGTTTTTTATTATTAGGAGTCGCACTAACGCTACTGAATACTTACCCTAAAAAATACATACCGATTAATATTTCATTAGTAATGACTTGCGTCGTATTTGCTGTATCTAGTGTGGCTTTTGCTGGCTACTTTAGCGATGTTACTACTGCGTATGGTTGGGGACAACTTACTCATATGGCGATGCATACCTGTATTGGATTCATCTTAGTCTCTTTAGGAACTTTTGTATTTCATCTACAACAAGCATTTACGAATCGCATTAAAATAGATATACCTGCGCTTGTATTTGTTTTTATTCTCGCCATTACCTTGTCACTGTGGCAAACCTTAAATGGTCATGAGCGTTTGCAACTTGAGCGCCGTTTATCTTTTTATTTAGAGCACGTTGAGTCTGATTTAAATGACGAGTTTGACCGTTATTCATCAGCTATGAGCAAACTCAATAATTTACTTAATTTAGGTCGAGTTAACCCCGAGGACTTGGAAGCATATGTTGTTAGTCTCAATGCCGTAACAGCCATTATACAATCTAATTTAAATAATGAATTGTCTATCTTGTACGTAAAAGGTAAGTCGGTTGATGATGATTTAATGCGAAAAATCACTTCAAAATTAGCCAATCACGCTGACAATAGCGCAATATCTAACGTCTTTACCTCAGCAAAAATTACCAGTGATATTGGAACAAACTATTTCTTAGTTTATGAAAAAAGTTTGAACTCATCATCAAAAGATATTTTTCAATTAATAAACACTCAAGTATTTATCGGCAATTTAACCGAACGATACAAAGAAATGGGTTTATTTATAGAGATTGAAAATGAGCTGGGTGAGAAAGTTATTTCGTTACCAAAAGGTGTAGATACAACGAGCTTATTATCATTGGCAAGAGTGCTCGACAGCGTTGAATGGAAAGTCAAAATATATACCAGTAAAGATAAAATAAGCGATGGCAGTTTAGCAAATTTAGTGTTTATTTTTGGACTTATCTTTTGTGGATTAATAGTAACCATATCCAAGCTTTTGGTTAATACTCGGCAGCGTTCTATTGCAATTGCAAGAGAAGCTGAGGCAAGACAAGCAGCTCTGAAAGAGATTAAAGAGGTGAAGCTTGTTAATGAAATGGCCGGTAAAGTTTCAGGGTTAGGGGTGTGGACTTGGGACTTAGTGACAGATGAGGTGAAATGGGACAGCAACATGTGTTCTATTTATAACCTAGATGAAGATAAATGCTCTGAAATTGATCTTTATGGCACATGGCTGACGCTCATTCATGAAGACGACCGCAGTCATGCTGAGCATAGTCTATTAGCCTCTGTCCGTGACTGCCGAGATTGGTCTTGTGAGTTCCGTTTAAATCTAGATGAAAGTTCGATTAAATATATTATCGCATCAGGCACATTTGTCACTGATACGTTAGGTAAACCGATTAAAATGGTTGGCGGTAACATAGACGTAACTGAACTACGAGAAGCGCAAGAACGTTTAATCGCGTTAAAAGACCAAGCAGATAAAAACAGCCTAGCCAAAAGCCAATTTTTAGCCAATATGAGTCATGAAATTAGAACACCAATGAATGGAGTGTTAGGAATTACTGACTTGTTGAAAAAAACCAACTTGACGCCCATCCAAAACGAATACTTAGAGCTCATTAAAAACTCTGCTGCTTCTTTACTACGGATCCTTAATGACATACTTGATCACTCAAAAATCGAAGCCGGTATGTTAGAGCTAGTAGAAGATAATTTTTCGTTAGACAACAGAGTTGGTGACATACTCAAAGGGTTTGCGCCTACGGCTCATCAAAAGATGATAGAGCTGGAATATAATATTGATTTACATGTTCCAAGTTGTATTTATGCAGATGAGATGAGAATGGGACAGATCATTTTTAATCTAGTCGGCAATGCAGTGAAATTTACAGAAAGTGGAGAGGTAATTGTTGAGCTTTCTAGTGCTGTAGATACAGCAGAACTGAATGTTGAAGACCCTTTCACACTCTCAATAACCATAAAAGATACTGGCATTGGAATCGATGAAGACAAATTAACCACAATCTTTGAACCATTCGGTCAAGCTGATAATACAACGACACGAAGGTTTGGAGGAACTGGGCTAGGGCTTCCAATTGTTCGTCAATTGGTGAGTCTAATGGGAGGCAGTTTAACGGTTAACAGTCAGCCATCGATTGGTTCTGAATTTGAAATTAAAATACCAGTACGAAAAGGTGACCCTAACAAGCTCAGTGATGAAGAAGGGCATGCTCACATCATTAACAACTTCGATTTCACAGGGATTACCTGTCTTGTAGTAGACAATAATTCAGTTAACCGAAAGTGGTTAAAGAGCATGATTATGTCATGGGGGTGTAAGGCCATAATAGCGGGCAGCTCCGAACAGGCTCTCGTTCTTTACCAAAATGAAATTGCAAATCAAGGCAAGGTTGATGTATTAATTGTTGATAAGGATATGCCAGGTGAGGATGGCTTTTCGTTTATAGATAGCTTAACGAAAAAGTACTCAAAAATACCTCAAACAATAATGATGTTGACCTCTACAGATGTTAATGACGCTTTATCAAAGATCGATGAAGTAGGCATTGAAAATTATATTTTAAAGCCAGTTAAACAGTCAGAAGTGTTTAATATGCTGGTAAAAATAATGGAAATTGACCGACCAGATTTACAGACAAACATCGACGATGAATTGCCGGCACCGAAAAAACTGCTCAATATACTCGTAGCGGAAGATAATCCAATTAATAGCCGTTTGGTCCATGATATTTTAACTTATAGAGGCCACCAAACTACGTTAGCCTTTAATGGCCAACAAGCGTTAGATCAGTATAAGAGTGGCGAATATGATGTCATATTAATGGATGTTCAGATGCCCGAGCTAGATGGGTTAGAGGCTACTAAGTTGATTAGAGATTTGGAACGTCACAAAAATAGAAAACCAGTTGTTATTATTGGCTTAACGGCACATGCTTTATCTGGAGACCGTCAAATTTGTATTGACGCGGGTATGAATAATTACCTCACTAAACCAATCGATTCACGAGGCTTATTAATGACTTTAGAGTCTTACTTTTCTAAAGAACATCCTGCTCAACCTCTGCGTATTTCAGATTCTTATGAAACCTCAAAAACTCCTATGCAAGCAGCAAGCAGCGATGATAGCCGTCATAATGTTGTTCAGTATAAATGGTTAGACTTGGTAGGTTTGAAAAGGGTCACCGGAGGGCAACAAGATACTATCGACGCTATGGTTGAAATGACAGCTAAGATATTGCCTCAAGAAATTAATGATATGACTGAATTATTTAATAAAAAAGAACATACCACACTGGCTAAATTGTGCCATAGGCTCAAAGGAATGTTGAGTAATTTAACTGGTAGTAGCTTTGATGCTGACTTTATAGCTCTTGAGACCTTTGCTAAAGAAAATCAAATGTTGGAATTTGAACTACAATGGCGCAAGACCGAAAAAAGCTTAGAATCCCTTATAAATGAATTGAGTAATTATACAGGACGTAACTAA
- a CDS encoding bifunctional diguanylate cyclase/phosphodiesterase, whose translation MVTDNNLNSRVSYVKKELKSAKTQLFFAVAILLILSLWNSHNTIKVHQDYQSSLMDSVTQQVVNEYQSHLIQLRQEIDKFQWRNQAELMDLYRQGDLTEREDYLSLLKTFRSELDNVRLFSIIDQQGQGVFKNITGDFLAHCKEEIYSTIQNGGQEQLFLHRSGASVHYDLLQPLMGAQDLLYIFVAFEPTVFKEILEKYRLPQQELFLLRQDRKVEIELNEKGSSRFSDEQLSETQLTEFSYLKEIPNTRWNVAIRLSDNYASDLVMNNYLWSLLIWITFSALLLFSYCSQKQKSYGQLKAIRQLEFSKSHDNLTGLMTRQVFVDYFERVKSSIESEQGVAFVIDLDKFQLFNNSVGFTKGDSTLRMIADFIKDIIPEEAKFSRISNDQFAILYPTLAHRDALDYANVLRSSVETLDISDIAKNFSLTSCIAVVQLNDDIADGEHLMSSLLLTIKSAKHKGRNQVLLYQSDDPELVQHASEMEIYRQVQKALKGRGFELYRQEIRRNKGAVSNKVYEVLIRLKGADGNIISPAIFIPIAEQNSIANELDKWVIEKTLINIAASQSKDHYCINLSGQTLADVGMIDFVKQKVNQYGVTPELVTFEITETFAITHLESAIGFINEITQLGCRFALDDFGSGLSSFSYLQKLPVQKLKIDGVFIKNITENPRNQAFVSTMVTLAKSMDMETVAEFVETLEESTMLVELGLDYCQGYYFHKPEPWDN comes from the coding sequence ATGGTTACGGACAATAATTTAAATTCTCGTGTTAGCTATGTAAAAAAAGAGTTGAAAAGCGCTAAAACACAACTGTTTTTCGCAGTGGCGATATTACTTATTCTGTCGCTGTGGAATAGTCACAATACGATAAAAGTACATCAAGATTACCAATCATCATTAATGGACTCTGTCACACAACAGGTTGTTAATGAGTATCAGAGCCACCTTATACAACTTCGACAAGAAATTGATAAATTTCAATGGCGAAATCAAGCAGAGCTAATGGATTTATATCGCCAAGGAGACTTAACCGAGCGAGAAGACTACTTATCATTATTAAAAACCTTCCGTAGTGAATTAGATAACGTAAGATTATTTTCAATAATTGACCAGCAAGGACAAGGTGTATTTAAAAATATTACCGGTGATTTTTTAGCCCACTGCAAAGAAGAAATATACTCAACCATTCAAAATGGTGGGCAAGAACAATTGTTTTTGCACCGCAGTGGTGCGTCAGTGCACTATGACTTGCTCCAGCCTTTGATGGGAGCTCAAGACTTACTTTATATATTCGTCGCGTTCGAACCTACTGTTTTTAAAGAAATATTGGAAAAGTATCGATTGCCTCAACAAGAGCTGTTTTTATTAAGGCAAGACAGAAAAGTTGAAATAGAACTCAATGAAAAAGGCAGTAGCCGTTTTAGTGATGAACAATTATCTGAAACCCAGTTAACAGAATTTTCGTACTTAAAAGAAATACCTAACACACGGTGGAATGTTGCTATACGGTTGTCAGATAATTATGCATCAGACTTAGTGATGAACAACTACTTATGGTCTTTACTAATCTGGATTACATTTTCTGCGTTATTATTGTTTAGTTACTGTTCACAAAAGCAAAAAAGCTATGGCCAGCTTAAAGCAATTCGACAGCTTGAATTCAGCAAGTCGCATGATAATTTAACAGGCCTAATGACTCGTCAGGTGTTTGTCGACTATTTTGAGCGAGTAAAGTCATCCATCGAGTCTGAGCAAGGAGTTGCGTTTGTTATAGACTTAGACAAGTTTCAATTATTCAACAATTCTGTTGGTTTCACCAAGGGTGACTCGACGTTAAGAATGATAGCCGATTTTATTAAAGATATTATTCCGGAGGAGGCTAAGTTCTCTCGCATTAGTAATGATCAGTTTGCCATTTTGTATCCAACTTTAGCCCACAGAGATGCCCTAGATTATGCAAATGTCTTACGCAGTTCGGTCGAAACCCTCGATATTTCTGATATTGCAAAAAACTTCAGCTTGACAAGTTGCATTGCCGTTGTGCAATTAAATGATGATATAGCAGATGGCGAACATCTTATGAGCTCCTTGCTACTGACAATAAAGTCAGCAAAACACAAAGGCAGAAATCAAGTACTACTATATCAAAGTGATGATCCCGAACTTGTTCAACATGCTAGTGAAATGGAAATTTATCGGCAGGTGCAAAAGGCTTTGAAAGGCCGAGGTTTCGAGCTTTATCGTCAAGAGATTCGACGAAATAAGGGGGCCGTTTCAAATAAGGTGTATGAAGTTTTAATAAGGTTAAAAGGCGCTGATGGCAATATTATTAGCCCAGCTATATTTATACCTATCGCAGAGCAAAATAGTATCGCGAATGAACTCGACAAGTGGGTAATAGAAAAAACGTTGATTAATATTGCCGCATCGCAATCAAAAGATCATTATTGTATTAACCTCTCTGGTCAAACCTTAGCTGATGTTGGGATGATTGACTTTGTAAAACAAAAAGTTAATCAATATGGTGTTACACCCGAGCTTGTTACTTTTGAGATAACAGAGACTTTTGCTATTACTCACTTGGAGTCTGCGATAGGTTTCATTAATGAAATTACTCAACTTGGCTGTCGCTTTGCGTTAGATGACTTTGGTAGTGGTTTATCTTCATTTAGCTATTTACAAAAACTGCCGGTTCAAAAGCTAAAAATAGATGGCGTTTTTATTAAGAACATTACAGAGAATCCTCGAAATCAAGCATTTGTTAGTACTATGGTTACGTTGGCGAAATCCATGGATATGGAAACAGTTGCAGAATTTGTTGAGACACTCGAAGAATCTACCATGCTGGTGGAGTTGGGCCTGGATTATTGCCAAGGCTACTACTTTCATAAACCAGAGCCTTGGGATAACTAA